GTTGACCCGGTCGAGGCCGACGGTCAGCAGCCATACGGTCCGGCCGATGTGAATGAGCAGGAAGGTGGCGACGAAGACCCAGCCGGCGTCGCCGAAGGCTCGTGGGATCGCGGCGTTCATGAACAGCCCCGCGAGCATGACCCCCAGCAGCATCCGCCTGGTCCGCGGGTTCTCGGCCGGGACGAGGGTGACCGCCCAGGTGGTGTACGCCCACGCCGCATAGACGGCGAGGTAGAGCACGAGCGCCTGGGCGGCGCCGGTCCAGGTGGGATGTACGAGGAGCCGGTGCGACAACTGGCCGATCGCGAAGACGTAGACCAGGTCGAAGAACAGCTCCAGCGGCGTGACCTCCCGGCGCGCCGGGTCGCTGGTCACCTGCACGATGACTCTCCTCAGTGCGGGAGGCGTCCCGACTTTGTCGTGCCTCCTGTGGGGCCGGTGTCCGTGTGAACCGTCAGTCGGCGAGGAAGGCGCTCACCTGGCGGGCGAAGTCCTTGGCGTGCTGGAAGAGGAAGGCGTGCCCGGCGTCGCTGTAGGCGACGAGGGTGGCGTCGGGGACGTACTGGACAGCGGTGTAGGACGCCAGGGCGGGGATCATCGCGTCCTTGATGCCGGTGGCGTACAGGACCGGCTGCCGGATGGTCGCCAGGTCCGCGCGCACCTGCTCGAAGGGGATCGACGCATCCTTCTGGATCGCGGCGATCTGGCCCATGGCCGCCGCCTCGGACACGTCGGGGCGTCCGGTGGCCAGCCGGGTGGCGACCCGGGCGAGGTGTGCGTACCCGGCGGCGCGCCCGGTGTCCGTGTCGGGGAAGAAGAGGAACACCAGGTCGTCCCCGGTGACCTCGGGCTTGGTCATGGTGGCCCGCACCTTCGGGTCCGGGTCGGGAGCACCGGGCACCGTCCCGCCGGGGTTGGCGGCCGCCACGACCAGCTTGCGGACCAGGTGGGGCCGGGTGCGGGCGATGTGCTGGGCGACGGTGCCGCCCAGGGTCCAGCCGAGCAGGTCGACCTGCGTGAGGCCGAGGGCCTCGATGAACTCGACGGTGCCGTCGGCGAGTCCCTCGACGGAGTCGCGTGGGGTGCCGGTGGTGTAGCCGGTGCCGACGTTGTCGAACACGATCACGTCGTGGGCGGCGGCGAGGTGGTCCAGGAACTCCGGGTCCCACCAGTCGAGGGTCCCGCGGACCCGGTTCAGCAGGACCAGCGGGATGCCGCCCCGGGGGCCGACGCGCCGGTAAGTGAACGTCGTGGAGGGGCCTTCCACGGTGAGGTCCTTCGCCGCGTCTGCCAGATAGGTGCTCATGGCGGGCTTCGCTTTCCTGTCGCTGCGTTTCATGACGGTCTTGTGGGAGTGGTCAGGCGGGCAGGCGGTTGAGCTTGCGCAGCTGCTGATCGAACATGCGGGAAGGCACGATGCGGCGCATGGTGCGCACGCGCCCGGTCATGGCGCCGGCGGTGTAGCGCAGCTTCGGCTTGGCGTCGGTCGCCGCCGCGACGATCTCCTTGGCGACGACGGCGGGGTCGTCGCCGTCCTTGACCGCGCCGGCCATGTACTCCTCGAAGACGTGGCGCTGCTTGGCGTAGACGTCCAGGGGCTGGTCGGGTCGCACGCTGGCGGCGTCGAACGCGGTGTTGGTCCAGGCGGGTTCGACGAGCAGGGAGCGCACGCCGTACTCGCGGAGTTCGTGGTCGACGGACTCCGAGTAGCCCTCGACGGCGTGCTTGGAGGCGGCGTAGACCGCCATGTAAGGCTGCGGCATGAAGCCGACGATGGACGAGATGTTGATGATCCGTCCGCTGCGCTGGGCGCGCATGTGTGGCAGGACGGCGTTGGTCATGCGGATGACGCCGAAGACGTTGATGTCGAAGAGGCCCTGGGCCTGTGCGGCGGAGCTTTCCTCGGCGGCGCCCGCCGAGCCGATGCCGGCGTTGTTGACCAGGACGTCGATCCGCCCGAAGCGGTCGATCACCTCGCCGACCGCGGCGGTCACCGAAGCGTCGCTGGTCACGTCGAGGTCGAGGAAGGTCACGCCCTTGAGGGGGGTGACCTGCGCGGTGTTGCGGCTGGTGCCGACCACCTCGTGGCCCGCCGCCACCAGCGCGAGGGCGGCCGCCTTGCCGATGCCGGAGGACGCACCCGTCACGAGGGCTACCGGACGTGTTGTCGCCATTGTGGGCTCCTGACTCATGGACTGCTTCGTCTTTACGGGGGTGTGGGGGTCGCGGCGTCGGACGCGGACGCCCGTCATGCCGAGGTCCGTCGCCGTCGCCGCAACCTCCAATCGGTTTCACCAATGTATCAACTTCTCATTCAAAGGCAACATGACAGCATCAATTAAAAAGACATCCGTAGCGTTCACGTATCTCTTACGGAGGGTCACGACGTCAGCGGGTCCTCCCCCGGAGCGCCCGCACCGCACCCGAGGAGCGCCCGCTCGGGCACTGTGGGAGGCATGCCTCTGTGTCGGTGCCCGCCCCGCTGCTGCCCTCCGGATGGACCAGGTCGGCGGCCCGATGCACGGCGATGCCCCGCCGGGCTCGGCTCCGGCGGGGCATCGGGCATGAGGCCGGTCTGCGGTCACCGCTCCTGTCGGCGCCGGCGACCGTCTCAGAGGGAGGGGCTGTCAGCGGTCGAGGAAGGCGTTCACCTCGGTGCCGAACTTGACGGCGTACTGGTAGAGGAAGCCGTGACCGGCGTCCGGGTAAATGTGCAGTTGCGCGTTGGGGAGGTACTTGGCCAACAGGTGGGAGTTCTTGGCGGGCATCAGGATGTCGCTCTCGCCGTCGGCGACCAGAGTCGGCTGGAAGAGGGCGTTCAGGCGCACCAGCTTGGACTTGTCG
This Streptomyces sp. NBC_00377 DNA region includes the following protein-coding sequences:
- a CDS encoding alpha/beta fold hydrolase, with the protein product MSTYLADAAKDLTVEGPSTTFTYRRVGPRGGIPLVLLNRVRGTLDWWDPEFLDHLAAAHDVIVFDNVGTGYTTGTPRDSVEGLADGTVEFIEALGLTQVDLLGWTLGGTVAQHIARTRPHLVRKLVVAAANPGGTVPGAPDPDPKVRATMTKPEVTGDDLVFLFFPDTDTGRAAGYAHLARVATRLATGRPDVSEAAAMGQIAAIQKDASIPFEQVRADLATIRQPVLYATGIKDAMIPALASYTAVQYVPDATLVAYSDAGHAFLFQHAKDFARQVSAFLAD
- a CDS encoding oxidoreductase — its product is MATTRPVALVTGASSGIGKAAALALVAAGHEVVGTSRNTAQVTPLKGVTFLDLDVTSDASVTAAVGEVIDRFGRIDVLVNNAGIGSAGAAEESSAAQAQGLFDINVFGVIRMTNAVLPHMRAQRSGRIINISSIVGFMPQPYMAVYAASKHAVEGYSESVDHELREYGVRSLLVEPAWTNTAFDAASVRPDQPLDVYAKQRHVFEEYMAGAVKDGDDPAVVAKEIVAAATDAKPKLRYTAGAMTGRVRTMRRIVPSRMFDQQLRKLNRLPA